The Methylomusa anaerophila genome has a segment encoding these proteins:
- the gpr gene encoding GPR endopeptidase — protein sequence MNQNIQGVRTDLALEAREMLTKKIRQDIPGVLMETAENDDILITRVDITTPEAERMMGKVQGKYVTLEAPGLRYKNTPLQKKIMGFLAQELADLVKLSPNATVLIVGLGNWNITPDALGPRVAHKIVVTRHLQEMLSPELKGGVRSVCAIAPGVLGITGMETGEIIQGIVNNIKPDLVIAIDALAAASSQRVITTIQLANTGIHPGSGVGNKRFGLTQQSLGAPVIAIGVPTVVHASTIAMDTINTLQEHATFARYFKSMANLSDQDRQTIVRQVLPEMLGDLMVTPKEVDRLIEDIAAVVSGGINQALHPNIDYENIHLYLH from the coding sequence ATGAATCAGAATATCCAAGGGGTACGAACCGATTTGGCTTTAGAAGCCAGAGAAATGCTAACGAAAAAAATACGTCAAGACATTCCGGGAGTTCTGATGGAAACTGCTGAAAATGATGACATACTAATAACCCGGGTGGACATTACAACGCCTGAGGCCGAACGTATGATGGGAAAAGTACAGGGAAAATACGTAACGCTCGAAGCTCCCGGACTACGGTATAAAAATACTCCGCTGCAAAAAAAAATTATGGGTTTTTTAGCCCAGGAGTTGGCTGATTTGGTTAAACTTTCTCCCAATGCAACGGTATTAATAGTTGGATTAGGAAATTGGAATATAACACCGGATGCATTGGGACCGAGAGTGGCTCACAAGATTGTTGTGACACGCCATTTACAGGAAATGCTGTCCCCGGAACTTAAGGGCGGGGTGCGTTCCGTGTGTGCTATCGCCCCGGGTGTTTTAGGCATAACCGGAATGGAAACGGGAGAAATAATTCAAGGGATTGTGAATAATATTAAACCTGATCTGGTTATAGCGATAGACGCTTTAGCCGCAGCGTCCAGTCAGCGGGTGATCACCACTATACAGCTGGCGAATACAGGAATTCATCCGGGTTCCGGCGTTGGCAACAAGCGATTTGGTTTAACGCAGCAGTCTCTTGGCGCGCCAGTGATCGCAATTGGGGTGCCGACTGTCGTTCATGCATCAACCATAGCCATGGATACGATTAATACGTTGCAGGAACACGCCACTTTTGCCCGTTATTTTAAGAGTATGGCCAACTTATCCGACCAGGACCGGCAAACCATTGTCCGGCAGGTATTACCGGAGATGTTGGGTGACCTTATGGTAACACCAAAAGAAGTGGATCGATTGATTGAAGATATCGCGGCAGTTGTGTCCGGGGGGATTAATCAAGCATTGCATCCCAATATTGACTATGAGAACATTCATCTATACCTGCATTGA
- the rpsT gene encoding 30S ribosomal protein S20 codes for MPNIKSSERSVKTDAERRTRNFAVRSTLKTASRKVDEAVQAGKADEAKNLLAQATSVIDKAAAKGVIHKNAAARKKSRLARKANAAATE; via the coding sequence TTGCCAAATATCAAATCATCTGAGCGTAGCGTAAAAACAGACGCTGAACGGCGCACCCGCAATTTTGCTGTAAGATCTACTCTTAAAACCGCATCCCGTAAAGTAGATGAAGCCGTGCAGGCCGGCAAAGCAGATGAGGCTAAGAACCTCCTGGCACAAGCTACTAGTGTTATTGATAAAGCAGCCGCCAAAGGCGTTATTCATAAAAATGCCGCGGCCCGTAAAAAGTCCCGGCTGGCTCGCAAAGCTAATGCGGCAGCAACTGAATAG
- a CDS encoding P-loop NTPase family protein, with product MDLTWHAYLTKDEFDKLITKYTEQAEEIYSYSIIEDDYVLVPYTKFGLAPYANDLTRYLEAHEVCYGNTPSVSIEGFTRVFCKRWERYASKITLEDEINIFESAYFQHSIHDLMRLYAPENTIIIEHLKRLIREVEELNQCYSTLRKLMSKKLFYRRGRTGLHRIKTH from the coding sequence GTGGATTTAACTTGGCATGCATATCTAACGAAGGATGAATTTGATAAGCTGATTACAAAATATACTGAGCAAGCTGAAGAGATTTACAGTTACTCAATAATTGAGGATGACTATGTTCTTGTGCCATATACAAAATTCGGGTTGGCTCCCTATGCGAATGATTTAACAAGATATTTAGAAGCGCATGAGGTTTGCTATGGCAATACTCCATCAGTATCTATCGAAGGTTTTACAAGGGTATTTTGTAAAAGATGGGAACGATATGCCAGTAAAATCACATTAGAAGATGAGATAAACATATTTGAAAGCGCTTACTTTCAACATAGCATTCACGATCTTATGAGGTTATATGCTCCGGAAAATACGATAATTATTGAACATTTAAAGAGGCTCATACGGGAGGTTGAAGAATTAAACCAGTGCTATTCTACCTTACGCAAGCTGATGTCAAAAAAACTCTTTTACAGACGTGGAAGGACAGGACTACACCGGATAAAAACGCACTAA
- a CDS encoding helix-hairpin-helix domain-containing protein encodes MTKVRHTQVRCIGVDGLKKKLIVILVLAGVILGYSFYNYVQKSSVTEIAPVEQTNQADNADNVNTSANDTVIYVSGAVNKPGVFKISAGSRVLDAINTAGGLAPAADAAKVNMALLVKDEMHIHVPLLNNIDSGVATASAKDGSSGNLININLADKNELDKLPGIGPALADRIIEYRNANGQFKEPSDIKKVSGVGESKYNQIKDKITI; translated from the coding sequence ATGACGAAGGTTAGACATACACAAGTGAGGTGTATAGGAGTGGACGGACTTAAGAAAAAATTGATTGTAATTCTTGTATTAGCCGGAGTCATACTGGGTTATAGTTTTTATAATTATGTACAAAAATCATCAGTAACGGAAATTGCTCCCGTTGAGCAGACTAACCAAGCTGACAATGCTGACAATGTAAATACAAGTGCAAACGACACTGTGATTTACGTCAGCGGAGCCGTTAATAAGCCGGGAGTATTCAAAATTTCTGCCGGCAGCAGGGTGCTGGATGCCATTAATACGGCAGGGGGATTGGCTCCGGCAGCGGATGCTGCAAAAGTGAACATGGCTTTATTGGTTAAAGATGAGATGCATATTCATGTGCCTCTGCTCAACAACATTGACTCAGGCGTAGCAACAGCAAGCGCCAAAGATGGAAGCTCAGGCAATCTTATTAACATTAATCTGGCAGACAAAAATGAGCTGGACAAGTTGCCGGGAATTGGTCCGGCTTTAGCTGACAGGATAATCGAGTATCGCAACGCAAATGGCCAATTCAAGGAACCAAGCGATATCAAAAAAGTTTCGGGAGTCGGTGAATCCAAATACAATCAGATTAAAGATAAAATTACCATATAG
- a CDS encoding DNA internalization-related competence protein ComEC/Rec2, with protein MHNLIIIAALAFTTGIWTAGMRDWSLSFLYLLAFIVLSMGIWGMWSINFKPQRIIGVIAALFFILGMICAVHDAALPPMDVSRYTDSVLKIEGTIDEIPELIRVDDSRILAKYIVKIKKLPDASPDLQAVGKIRLNVLFKEDHEPVAFAKFGDYITARGKLLKLHGYNNPGQIDVVTSMKRQGITAKMTVQSSNFGIVSRNETEYSLKQELADWREKITAVMHNVIPENDSGILSGMIFGGYKGIRRDVLDDFATTGMVHILSVSGAHIAIVAAALGWLGRTLRLPNILTIFIITCGIIFYSLISGLTPPVIRSAIMGIVALGAVLVRRERYSPAILALTGLLMLAYQPLLIYDISFQLSFSATAGLVFLYQRTLDQLAWMPEYLACPLSVTIAAQLGSLPFMAWYFNNFSLVSFVANIALLPIIEFSLILGLIAALCCFIVPAAAGILFVVCSLLIGIVIYFAKLLSGIPGGVQYLPSIGLIDGLLYYVVIAWLYGYITGTVPGKAGLRECSRLSSDTAKKLCITALIILIILSPQIYRGYSGPVTIHFIDVGQGDATLIITPKGRGILVDTGGTMGENNGFDIGEKVVYPYLKHYGLNSLEFLILTHGHQDHAGGAAGIAANMPIKNIIVSREVYTPATRMLLRQGAGSVVIPAYTGQSFYLDGVAIIVEQAEERTDNGQNQSNETSNIIRVVYGEHSVLITGDMGQQGERSYIAAKREPSTILKIGHHGAKTSSSEEFLKVVSPQYAIISVGYANRFGHPHRETLKRLSDRNLKVYRTDLNGAVVFETDGKNIQVETFK; from the coding sequence ATGCATAATCTGATTATCATTGCTGCTTTGGCTTTTACCACAGGAATATGGACTGCCGGCATGCGTGACTGGTCACTTAGTTTTCTTTACTTACTAGCATTCATCGTTTTATCAATGGGAATATGGGGAATGTGGTCCATTAATTTTAAACCGCAACGCATTATAGGAGTTATTGCCGCCCTTTTTTTTATTTTAGGCATGATTTGCGCCGTTCACGATGCTGCTTTGCCGCCTATGGATGTCAGTCGCTATACGGATAGCGTTCTTAAAATCGAAGGTACTATAGACGAAATCCCGGAGTTAATTCGGGTTGATGATTCTCGTATATTGGCCAAATATATAGTAAAAATAAAAAAGCTCCCAGACGCATCCCCTGACTTACAAGCCGTTGGCAAGATACGATTAAATGTACTCTTTAAGGAGGACCACGAACCTGTCGCATTCGCTAAGTTTGGCGATTATATCACCGCCCGCGGCAAATTGTTAAAGCTGCATGGTTACAACAATCCGGGACAGATTGACGTAGTTACATCAATGAAACGCCAAGGAATTACGGCCAAGATGACAGTGCAGAGTTCGAATTTTGGTATTGTAAGCCGAAATGAGACAGAATATTCATTAAAGCAGGAACTTGCCGATTGGCGGGAAAAAATCACTGCCGTGATGCACAACGTTATCCCCGAAAATGACAGCGGAATTTTATCAGGCATGATTTTTGGCGGCTATAAAGGAATTCGGCGCGATGTGCTCGATGATTTTGCCACTACCGGAATGGTCCACATTCTATCAGTTTCCGGCGCCCATATTGCTATTGTTGCCGCCGCGCTGGGATGGCTGGGGCGAACCTTGCGATTACCCAATATACTTACGATCTTTATAATAACTTGCGGCATTATTTTCTATTCGCTGATAAGCGGGCTGACCCCGCCTGTAATTCGTTCGGCAATCATGGGAATTGTAGCGCTAGGGGCGGTACTAGTCAGAAGGGAAAGGTACTCACCTGCAATCTTAGCTTTAACAGGCTTGCTAATGCTGGCCTACCAGCCGCTTCTGATATATGACATAAGTTTTCAGTTGTCTTTTAGCGCAACAGCCGGACTGGTTTTTCTTTATCAGCGGACACTGGATCAATTAGCGTGGATGCCAGAATACCTGGCTTGTCCACTATCTGTTACTATTGCAGCGCAACTAGGATCGCTGCCGTTTATGGCTTGGTATTTTAATAACTTTTCCCTTGTTTCTTTTGTTGCCAATATTGCTTTATTACCCATCATTGAGTTCTCTCTGATTCTGGGGTTGATAGCGGCACTGTGTTGTTTCATAGTACCTGCGGCAGCCGGCATACTGTTTGTGGTTTGCAGCTTATTAATCGGTATCGTGATTTACTTTGCAAAACTGCTGTCCGGTATACCCGGGGGTGTTCAATATCTACCTTCCATCGGATTAATTGACGGTTTATTATACTATGTGGTAATAGCCTGGCTATATGGGTATATAACCGGTACTGTTCCGGGAAAAGCTGGATTGCGGGAGTGTTCGCGGTTAAGTTCTGATACTGCCAAAAAACTTTGTATAACTGCTTTAATCATACTAATAATTCTATCTCCACAAATTTATAGGGGATATTCAGGGCCGGTTACAATACATTTTATTGACGTAGGTCAGGGAGACGCAACCCTGATCATTACGCCCAAAGGCCGGGGAATCCTAGTTGACACCGGGGGAACTATGGGAGAAAACAACGGTTTTGATATTGGCGAGAAAGTTGTATATCCTTACCTTAAGCATTATGGGCTTAATTCCCTTGAATTTCTTATATTAACTCATGGTCATCAGGATCATGCCGGCGGCGCTGCCGGCATAGCAGCCAACATGCCGATAAAAAACATTATAGTCTCCAGAGAGGTTTATACGCCGGCAACGCGTATGTTATTGCGCCAAGGAGCAGGCAGTGTAGTAATTCCGGCTTATACGGGACAATCATTCTATCTTGACGGGGTTGCAATTATTGTGGAGCAGGCGGAAGAGCGCACAGACAATGGCCAAAATCAAAGTAATGAGACATCTAATATTATTAGAGTTGTTTATGGAGAACATAGTGTTTTAATAACCGGTGATATGGGGCAGCAAGGGGAAAGATCGTACATAGCGGCGAAAAGAGAACCAAGTACTATTTTGAAAATCGGCCATCACGGCGCCAAAACTTCAAGTTCGGAAGAATTCTTGAAGGTTGTATCGCCACAGTATGCTATAATATCGGTAGGTTACGCCAATCGCTTTGGTCATCCCCATCGGGAGACGTTAAAACGGCTTAGTGACAGAAACCTAAAAGTGTATCGCACCGATTTAAATGGCGCAGTGGTATTTGAAACCGACGGGAAGAACATTCAAGTAGAGACTTTTAAATAA
- the sigK gene encoding RNA polymerase sporulation sigma factor SigK, with protein sequence MGLSFLMVLTASVLKGITLLVSYIANNTFPLPLSEKEEQIYLSRLREGDEDARNVLIERNLRLVAHIVKKFDNTGEDIDDLISIGTIGLIKAINTFDPAKKIRLATYAARCIENEILMHLRSTRRIRTEVSLYDPIGVDKEGNEITLIDVLGTAPDVVGEAVENLCEHERLNKEIHRLTAREKWVLEMRFGIPDGSRKTQRDIAKMLGISRSYVSRIEKHAIHKLGKTLSIDGNK encoded by the coding sequence ATGGGTCTTTCTTTTTTAATGGTGCTAACAGCTTCGGTTTTAAAGGGGATTACTTTATTAGTATCCTACATCGCCAATAACACGTTTCCTTTGCCGCTTTCCGAAAAAGAAGAGCAGATATACTTATCCCGTCTGAGAGAAGGAGATGAGGATGCCAGGAATGTTCTAATTGAGCGTAATCTAAGACTGGTGGCTCATATAGTGAAAAAATTTGATAATACAGGGGAGGATATTGACGATCTTATCTCCATAGGAACGATTGGATTAATCAAAGCCATCAATACGTTTGATCCGGCAAAAAAGATCCGCCTTGCGACTTATGCGGCACGATGCATAGAGAACGAAATATTAATGCATCTTAGAAGTACCAGGCGGATTCGCACGGAAGTAAGTCTTTACGACCCCATTGGAGTTGACAAAGAGGGAAACGAGATTACACTTATCGATGTTCTGGGTACTGCGCCGGATGTTGTGGGCGAAGCAGTGGAAAACTTATGTGAACATGAAAGATTAAACAAAGAAATACATCGTTTAACCGCTCGTGAGAAATGGGTGCTGGAAATGCGTTTTGGTATTCCGGATGGAAGTAGAAAAACCCAGCGTGATATTGCAAAGATGCTTGGCATTTCCAGATCATATGTATCCAGAATAGAAAAGCATGCCATTCACAAATTGGGTAAAACTTTGTCGATTGATGGCAATAAATAA
- the yyaC gene encoding spore protease YyaC codes for MGNQVLEKLTINLYDPCVQEKLYNYLLHLLGKQEGLSIRPIVALCIGSDRYTGDALGPLIGSYLEETINCNIFGTLEHPVHAGNFIETLNIIDRRYHHPLIIATDACLGKSHEIGNIEIWQGGLTAGIAVGNRLPTVGHISIIGVVNSRSQIGYLDLQSTPLSKVMRLSKVIGEALAKTIHVVNQVNHVAIPSCK; via the coding sequence ATGGGAAATCAAGTTCTGGAAAAACTCACCATTAATCTTTATGACCCATGTGTCCAGGAAAAGCTATACAACTACTTGCTACACCTTTTAGGCAAACAAGAAGGTCTAAGCATTAGGCCGATTGTAGCCTTGTGTATTGGTTCAGACCGATATACCGGGGATGCGCTGGGGCCTCTTATCGGCTCATATCTAGAGGAGACAATAAATTGCAATATATTTGGAACCTTGGAGCATCCTGTTCACGCCGGTAATTTTATCGAGACTCTAAATATCATAGATCGCAGATACCATCATCCATTAATCATCGCCACTGATGCTTGTTTAGGAAAAAGTCACGAAATAGGCAATATTGAAATATGGCAAGGAGGATTGACCGCAGGAATTGCGGTAGGGAATCGTCTGCCTACCGTTGGCCACATATCAATTATCGGCGTTGTGAACTCACGCAGCCAGATCGGCTATCTGGACTTGCAAAGCACCCCGCTCTCGAAAGTGATGAGATTAAGTAAAGTCATTGGTGAAGCGCTTGCCAAGACAATTCATGTAGTTAATCAAGTTAATCACGTAGCGATTCCAAGTTGTAAATGA
- the spoIIP gene encoding stage II sporulation protein P encodes MAASIAKSRKQRKQGVRKSYFNIIRIFKVSRWVNVLLISMLLCCVAIISWGTYEKLPEAAMPVSAMKWRHDSLLMPLWPNWREVLFNGIPGLSTIIEPIEQPAPVKIVPEIDTNTFTQRCLFFLAGINTNDWKMLFSQEIPLLLTFGKPGSPAVNAASLPNFPAFDANATNQAGKPLVGIYHTHTAESFIPDSGASHKPGGQRGDIVDVGAALAKHLEKNGIVAVQSQTIHDYPSFMKAYGVSELTAQKMLAENPSIQMIFDIHRDAGKRQDFTATVYGLPVAKISIVVAIGQQDLPQPHWQQNHAFAKLIEARLNSKFPGLFAGIQLEDWRFNQHLHPRALLLEVGCQENTKEEAIRSIEMLGDVLVEIIAESKNQQR; translated from the coding sequence ATGGCAGCATCAATAGCAAAGTCAAGGAAACAAAGGAAGCAGGGTGTTCGTAAGTCCTATTTTAATATCATACGAATTTTCAAGGTATCCAGATGGGTGAATGTATTACTCATTAGCATGCTGCTATGCTGTGTTGCGATAATTTCTTGGGGAACATATGAAAAACTGCCGGAAGCCGCTATGCCGGTCAGCGCCATGAAATGGCGTCACGATTCTTTGCTTATGCCATTATGGCCTAATTGGCGTGAAGTCCTGTTCAATGGAATTCCAGGATTATCTACCATTATTGAACCTATTGAGCAACCAGCGCCTGTAAAGATAGTTCCGGAAATTGATACCAATACATTTACACAAAGGTGTTTATTTTTTCTGGCGGGAATCAATACAAATGACTGGAAAATGTTGTTTTCTCAGGAGATACCCTTGCTGCTCACCTTCGGCAAACCAGGATCACCAGCGGTAAACGCCGCTTCCCTTCCCAACTTTCCTGCTTTTGATGCCAATGCCACAAATCAAGCGGGAAAGCCGCTTGTTGGAATTTACCATACTCACACAGCTGAATCATTTATACCTGATTCAGGAGCATCCCATAAGCCGGGAGGACAACGGGGCGATATTGTAGACGTCGGTGCAGCCTTAGCAAAACATTTGGAGAAAAATGGGATTGTCGCGGTACAAAGCCAAACGATCCATGATTATCCCAGTTTTATGAAAGCATATGGCGTATCGGAACTTACAGCCCAAAAAATGTTAGCTGAAAACCCTTCCATTCAAATGATTTTTGATATTCACCGGGATGCGGGAAAACGTCAAGACTTCACAGCTACCGTTTACGGGCTGCCGGTTGCTAAAATTAGCATTGTAGTCGCTATCGGCCAGCAGGACTTGCCCCAACCCCACTGGCAACAAAATCATGCTTTTGCTAAGCTGATTGAGGCGAGGCTTAATAGTAAATTCCCCGGGCTATTCGCCGGCATACAACTGGAGGACTGGCGTTTTAATCAGCATTTGCACCCCCGTGCCCTCCTTTTGGAAGTCGGCTGTCAGGAGAATACAAAGGAAGAAGCTATTCGCAGTATAGAAATGTTAGGAGACGTACTTGTGGAAATTATTGCGGAAAGCAAGAACCAGCAACGGTGA
- a CDS encoding ATP-binding protein, with the protein MYIKRKIEDTILKTSKTFPVLLLTGPRQSGKTTLLEQLSDSDRKYVTLDDPADRIFAKEEPQAFLERYTPPVIIDEIQYVPELLPYIKIAVDRNKNNGSYWLTGSQMFHMMKNVSESLAGRVGIVNLFGLSGNEITGNLFGAYTSDKDELTKRINTAEPMTLVEVFKRIHKGGMPRLYEQPDVDLGKYFSSYVQTYISRDIRELTQVADELAFYRFICVVAARTGSMVNYEVLAKETEISAPTAKQWLSILVSSGIIILIEPYHNNALKRVVKSPRMYFVDTGLAAHLTRWGSPDVLESGAMAGAFFETYVVSEIYKSFINLGQQPPLFFYRDSNTKEIDLIIWQDGTLYPIEIKKSSNPSGATKNFNALNPVTNEKNFDEMSRHLKMKIGTGSVICLANNLRPVQGSKGDNWVVPVWLI; encoded by the coding sequence ATGTATATCAAACGGAAAATAGAAGATACGATACTAAAGACCTCAAAGACATTTCCCGTATTGCTTTTAACGGGACCAAGACAATCTGGCAAGACTACGTTATTGGAACAACTTTCGGATAGCGACAGGAAGTATGTTACTCTTGACGACCCTGCCGACCGTATATTTGCCAAAGAAGAACCACAGGCTTTCTTAGAACGGTATACCCCTCCGGTTATCATTGACGAGATTCAATATGTGCCTGAACTCCTGCCTTACATTAAGATTGCAGTCGATAGAAATAAAAATAATGGCAGCTACTGGCTGACTGGCTCACAGATGTTTCATATGATGAAAAACGTATCCGAAAGCCTTGCCGGACGTGTCGGAATAGTAAACTTATTTGGACTTTCCGGTAATGAAATTACAGGCAATCTTTTTGGTGCATATACGAGCGACAAGGACGAACTCACAAAAAGAATCAATACAGCAGAACCTATGACATTGGTTGAAGTTTTTAAACGCATTCACAAGGGGGGGATGCCAAGGCTTTACGAGCAGCCAGACGTAGATTTAGGCAAATACTTTTCTTCCTATGTCCAAACTTATATAAGCCGTGATATTAGAGAACTTACACAAGTTGCTGATGAGCTTGCTTTCTATCGTTTTATATGTGTTGTGGCGGCAAGGACGGGTTCTATGGTGAACTATGAAGTGTTGGCAAAAGAAACGGAAATTTCAGCGCCTACGGCTAAACAGTGGCTGTCTATATTAGTTTCTTCCGGCATCATAATATTGATAGAACCGTACCATAACAACGCCCTGAAGCGTGTGGTTAAATCGCCCCGCATGTATTTTGTGGATACAGGTCTGGCGGCGCACCTGACCCGCTGGGGCAGCCCTGATGTGTTGGAATCAGGGGCAATGGCAGGGGCGTTCTTTGAGACCTATGTTGTTTCGGAAATATATAAAAGTTTTATCAATTTGGGACAACAACCGCCGCTGTTTTTTTACAGGGATAGCAATACCAAAGAAATTGATTTGATTATTTGGCAAGATGGTACTCTTTATCCCATTGAGATCAAAAAGAGTTCCAATCCATCAGGAGCAACCAAAAATTTCAATGCGCTTAACCCTGTCACAAACGAAAAGAATTTCGATGAAATGTCAAGGCACTTAAAAATGAAAATCGGAACAGGGAGCGTTATTTGTCTTGCAAACAATTTACGTCCTGTCCAAGGCTCAAAAGGAGATAATTGGGTTGTGCCGGTGTGGCTAATATAA
- a CDS encoding YqeG family HAD IIIA-type phosphatase — protein MYYLLAPNEQVNSLGDINIINLGEKGICGIILDLDNTIIPWNSYNMSPEIVKWIGSLTEAGFKIILVSNSGLKRVGEIALKLQIPYVAQAYKPAKLGFYKAATLMGLDVSQVAVVGDQLFTDIFGGNRTGFYTIWVKPLSTKEFLGTKITRYFEKLAVRFLRARGFLN, from the coding sequence TTGTACTATCTACTTGCGCCTAATGAACAGGTCAATAGTTTGGGAGACATTAATATCATAAATCTTGGGGAAAAGGGTATCTGTGGTATTATTCTGGATTTGGATAATACTATCATACCTTGGAATAGCTATAATATGTCGCCGGAGATCGTTAAATGGATAGGAAGCCTTACAGAAGCCGGGTTTAAAATTATTCTGGTGTCAAACAGCGGGTTAAAAAGAGTTGGTGAAATTGCGCTAAAACTTCAGATTCCCTATGTTGCCCAAGCATATAAGCCTGCCAAGTTGGGTTTTTATAAAGCTGCAACCCTTATGGGACTGGATGTTTCTCAAGTAGCTGTAGTGGGGGATCAGTTGTTTACCGATATATTTGGCGGCAACCGCACGGGGTTCTATACAATATGGGTGAAACCATTGTCTACTAAAGAATTCCTGGGCACCAAAATTACCCGTTATTTTGAAAAACTAGCTGTGCGCTTTTTACGGGCCAGAGGGTTTTTAAACTGA
- the holA gene encoding DNA polymerase III subunit delta, whose product MDYKAALEKIRQGQVAPVYLIHGEETYLIRMLEQAILDSVLEPDTKDMNLTTFCGDPDLYEMINAIDMIPFMGGNNLIIIRETALFCSGRKTSKAETDPNVTGIGTEKADPSLENLIKTISNMPSSSYAVFIAGAKPDKRRKIYKSVEKYGAIVEAAPLRGKDLRFWLTERLRELNATMTPEAQAYLLDAVSMMPQVSLDFIDNELAKVILYTQDMPSVNLVSLREILSAVPEISVFAMLESLSQRQIQSALSLLGEQLNAGEHPIKLLGLLARQIRQLLQAKEMVNLGLSSRDIANSLKIPPFVGEKLMKQSKSFSINKLEHSLLQLAEADRDLKSSRTGPMILEKIIIELCQ is encoded by the coding sequence ATGGATTATAAAGCAGCCCTTGAAAAAATCAGGCAGGGACAAGTGGCTCCGGTTTATCTGATACATGGTGAAGAAACGTACTTAATTAGGATGCTGGAACAAGCGATATTAGATTCGGTACTTGAACCAGATACTAAAGATATGAATTTGACAACCTTCTGCGGCGATCCGGATTTGTATGAGATGATTAATGCAATTGATATGATCCCGTTTATGGGTGGTAATAATCTGATAATCATCCGTGAAACTGCGCTATTTTGCAGTGGACGCAAAACATCTAAAGCAGAAACGGATCCAAACGTTACCGGTATTGGAACCGAAAAAGCCGATCCCAGCCTGGAAAATCTCATCAAGACAATTAGCAATATGCCTAGTTCCAGTTATGCGGTTTTCATCGCCGGTGCTAAACCGGATAAGCGGCGTAAAATTTATAAGTCTGTTGAGAAATATGGTGCTATTGTTGAGGCTGCTCCTCTCCGGGGAAAAGATTTGCGGTTTTGGTTGACTGAGCGTCTGAGGGAATTAAATGCAACAATGACTCCGGAAGCTCAAGCATACTTATTGGATGCGGTCAGTATGATGCCGCAGGTTTCCCTTGATTTCATTGATAATGAACTGGCAAAAGTAATTCTCTATACACAGGACATGCCGTCCGTCAACTTGGTGTCTTTACGTGAGATTTTGTCGGCAGTACCTGAGATTTCTGTATTTGCAATGCTTGAATCCTTGAGCCAAAGACAGATACAATCTGCTCTTAGCTTGCTTGGCGAGCAGTTGAATGCAGGCGAGCATCCCATTAAACTTTTAGGACTTTTAGCCAGACAAATACGCCAGTTGCTTCAAGCCAAAGAGATGGTAAATCTAGGATTAAGCAGCCGGGATATTGCAAACAGTTTAAAAATTCCTCCTTTTGTCGGTGAAAAGCTAATGAAGCAAAGTAAAAGTTTTTCGATAAACAAATTAGAACACTCTTTGTTACAATTGGCAGAAGCTGATAGAGACTTGAAATCAAGCCGGACAGGACCGATGATTCTTGAGAAAATTATCATTGAACTATGCCAGTGA